One segment of Synechococcales cyanobacterium T60_A2020_003 DNA contains the following:
- a CDS encoding DUF3368 domain-containing protein codes for MIIVSDTSSINNLAAINHLHLLHQLYGTVLIPEAVYRELTDPDFPVAGATEVKTLEWIQTRAVSDRPFVEVLSNELDIAEAEAIALAVEVQADQVLIDERRGRLIASRPHLRYTGILGILVEAKSQGLIADVKPLLNALISEAGFWVTEPLYNSVLQRVNEIDLP; via the coding sequence GTGATTATTGTCAGTGATACATCATCCATCAATAACCTCGCTGCAATCAATCATCTCCACCTCCTTCATCAACTGTATGGAACGGTTCTTATTCCTGAAGCTGTTTATCGAGAACTAACTGACCCTGATTTCCCTGTTGCAGGGGCGACCGAAGTCAAAACCCTTGAATGGATTCAAACTCGTGCTGTTAGCGATCGCCCCTTTGTTGAAGTCTTGAGCAACGAGCTTGATATTGCAGAAGCTGAGGCGATCGCCCTAGCAGTTGAGGTTCAAGCGGATCAAGTTCTGATTGATGAACGCCGAGGACGGCTAATCGCAAGTAGACCACACCTGCGCTACACAGGTATCCTAGGAATCTTAGTCGAAGCGAAGAGCCAAGGCTTGATTGCTGATGTTAAACCTTTATTGAATGCGTTGATCAGTGAGGCTGGATTTTGGGTTACGGAACCTTTGTACAACAGCGTTTTGCAACGTGTTAATGAGATTGATCTCCCTTAG
- a CDS encoding biotin transporter BioY has product MASPPWTWGNGEVHAHSLGVTYQVGAVLLAGCLGGQRAGLISQLAYLLLGLTWLNIFTEGGGLQYITRPTFGYLLGFVPGAWLCGFLAFKVPARLESLAFSCLSGLAAIHLTGLSYLAIAHGFQWFNLAQTPFWQQMLTYTLAPLPGQLAVVCAVTIIAWILRNVLFY; this is encoded by the coding sequence ATGGCGAGTCCACCGTGGACATGGGGAAACGGTGAAGTTCACGCCCATTCCCTAGGAGTCACCTACCAGGTCGGGGCAGTTCTCCTGGCGGGTTGCCTGGGGGGGCAGCGGGCAGGGCTTATTTCCCAATTGGCCTATCTTCTGCTGGGTCTCACCTGGCTCAATATTTTTACCGAGGGCGGCGGATTGCAGTACATCACCCGTCCCACGTTCGGTTATCTGCTAGGATTTGTTCCTGGGGCTTGGTTGTGTGGCTTCTTGGCGTTCAAGGTTCCGGCGCGGCTGGAATCCCTAGCCTTTAGCTGTTTATCGGGACTGGCGGCTATTCACCTGACGGGGCTAAGCTATTTGGCGATCGCCCACGGGTTTCAATGGTTTAACTTGGCTCAAACCCCGTTTTGGCAGCAGATGCTCACCTACACACTGGCACCGTTGCCTGGTCAACTCGCCGTTGTGTGTGCCGTCACAATCATTGCCTGGATTCTCCGAAACGTACTGTTTTATTGA
- the mazG gene encoding nucleoside triphosphate pyrophosphohydrolase, which produces MIVSAPPVNPSPTPLNPESKLLRSLQDLVDVVAQLRSPDGGCPWDLEQTPQSLTPYIVEEAYETVDAIRQGDPKAIANELGDLLLQVVLQAQIAQEYEQFDLATVAEGITAKLIRRHPHVFGEVDVANVDEVRKNWEQIKAAEEHADDPTVVSLETAPQSTALTPRLQRYARSLPPMMAAMKISVRTAEVGFEWETIDGVWEKFHEELDEFQTAIASESKERQQEELGDLLFGLINIGRWLGLDPRAALQGTNDRFIQRFAKVEALAERPLADYSIDELEAFWQKAKAMLKAASNPQPD; this is translated from the coding sequence ATGATCGTTTCCGCGCCCCCTGTGAATCCATCCCCCACCCCCCTGAACCCCGAATCCAAACTTTTGCGATCGCTGCAAGACCTTGTGGATGTCGTCGCCCAGTTGCGATCGCCCGATGGCGGCTGTCCGTGGGACTTAGAGCAAACGCCCCAGAGCCTGACCCCCTACATTGTGGAAGAAGCCTACGAAACGGTAGACGCCATCCGTCAAGGCGACCCAAAGGCGATCGCCAATGAGTTGGGAGATCTCTTGCTTCAAGTGGTACTGCAAGCGCAGATCGCCCAGGAATACGAACAGTTTGATCTGGCAACGGTCGCCGAGGGAATTACGGCAAAACTGATTCGTCGCCATCCCCATGTCTTCGGTGAAGTTGATGTCGCCAATGTCGATGAGGTGAGAAAAAACTGGGAACAGATCAAGGCCGCCGAGGAACACGCCGACGATCCCACCGTTGTGTCCCTGGAAACAGCCCCGCAGTCTACCGCCCTCACCCCCCGACTCCAGCGCTATGCGCGATCGCTCCCACCGATGATGGCCGCCATGAAAATTTCGGTGCGGACAGCGGAAGTGGGGTTTGAGTGGGAAACGATTGATGGCGTGTGGGAAAAATTTCACGAAGAACTAGACGAATTCCAAACGGCGATCGCCTCCGAATCCAAAGAAAGACAGCAAGAGGAATTGGGGGATCTTCTCTTTGGACTCATCAATATTGGTCGCTGGTTAGGACTCGACCCCAGAGCGGCATTACAAGGCACCAACGACCGCTTTATCCAACGCTTTGCTAAGGTCGAAGCCCTCGCCGAGCGTCCCCTGGCAGACTACAGCATTGACGAACTCGAAGCCTTTTGGCAGAAAGCAAAAGCTATGCTGAAAGCCGCATCCAATCCTCAACCCGATTAG
- a CDS encoding TlyA family RNA methyltransferase: MAKQRLDTLLVQRNLCESRQKAQRLIQAGEVRVNQQVVDKPGASIDETADIEVKARSPFVSRGGEKLAKAIAEFPIEVEGRICLDGGISTGGFTDCLLQAGAAKVYGVDVGYGQVAWSIRQDPRVILRERTNLRHLTPHDLYGMEEPVDQSPFSDLGVVDVSFISLSKVLPALWALLQSPREVILLVKPQFEVGRDKIGKKGVVRDSKDQAGAIAQVLQAAESLGWQYAGLTWSPLLGPAGNIEYLLWLRMDTDTRFPSLQELETLTKTAYRSLNSPELAPENEPT; the protein is encoded by the coding sequence GTGGCCAAACAACGACTCGATACCCTCCTGGTTCAGCGCAACTTATGCGAATCCCGACAGAAAGCGCAACGGCTGATTCAAGCGGGAGAGGTGCGTGTAAATCAACAGGTGGTAGACAAACCTGGTGCGTCTATTGATGAGACGGCTGACATCGAAGTGAAGGCGCGATCGCCCTTTGTGTCTAGAGGGGGTGAAAAGCTGGCAAAGGCGATCGCTGAATTTCCGATTGAGGTTGAAGGGCGCATTTGTCTAGACGGGGGCATTTCTACGGGCGGATTCACCGACTGTCTCCTCCAAGCGGGAGCCGCCAAAGTCTATGGGGTCGATGTTGGGTATGGTCAGGTGGCATGGAGTATCCGTCAAGATCCACGGGTGATTTTGCGCGAACGAACGAATCTCCGCCACCTTACGCCTCACGATCTCTACGGCATGGAGGAACCCGTTGACCAATCCCCCTTCTCTGATCTGGGTGTTGTGGATGTCTCATTTATCTCGTTGTCTAAAGTTCTTCCGGCACTTTGGGCACTGCTTCAATCTCCCCGTGAGGTGATTCTATTGGTGAAACCTCAGTTTGAAGTGGGTCGGGACAAGATTGGTAAAAAGGGAGTGGTGCGTGATTCCAAAGACCAGGCTGGGGCGATCGCCCAAGTCCTTCAGGCGGCGGAATCGCTGGGCTGGCAGTACGCGGGGCTCACTTGGTCACCGTTGTTGGGGCCGGCGGGAAACATAGAGTATTTACTCTGGTTGCGAATGGATACCGATACTCGCTTCCCGTCGTTGCAAGAGTTGGAAACCCTGACGAAGACGGCCTATAGGTCTCTAAACTCTCCAGAACTCGCTCCAGAAAATGAACCTACGTAA
- a CDS encoding sugar ABC transporter substrate-binding protein, with protein sequence MRNWKRLGIFAVLGLIMSWMVSCASAPQSSTSATDGTQDVEFWTMQLQPEFTDYFNQLIAEFETENPGVKVRWTDVPWADMQSKILTAVSANTAPDVVNLNPDFAAQLAGRNAWMPLDDKVSPDQQALYLPKIWEANKVDGQSFGIPWYLATSITVSNTDLLKAAGISEPPATFAELATAAKQVKEKTGKYAFFITFVPEDSAEVLQSMVQMGVDLIDSEGKAAFNTPAGKAAFQYWVDLYQQGLLPQEVLTQGHRRGIELYQSGETALLSTGPQFLTTIATNAPSIAAISSASPQITGDTGKKNVAVMNLVIPRSTDQPDAALNFALYVTNPENQLTFAKQANVLPSTVASLDNSYFSTTSDETNPAEKARVVSASQMADAEVLLPTISDIKELQKIMYTNLQSAMLEQSTVDEAIAAAETAWNNR encoded by the coding sequence ATGAGGAACTGGAAACGCCTAGGAATCTTTGCTGTTTTAGGCTTGATTATGAGCTGGATGGTGAGCTGCGCCTCGGCTCCGCAAAGCTCGACTTCGGCTACGGATGGCACACAGGACGTTGAATTTTGGACAATGCAGCTCCAGCCGGAGTTTACAGACTACTTTAACCAGCTCATTGCCGAGTTTGAAACCGAAAATCCAGGCGTAAAGGTGCGCTGGACGGATGTACCGTGGGCAGATATGCAAAGCAAAATTCTGACGGCTGTATCCGCAAACACCGCTCCGGATGTGGTCAACCTAAACCCTGATTTTGCTGCGCAGCTTGCCGGACGCAACGCTTGGATGCCGTTGGATGACAAAGTTTCTCCCGATCAGCAAGCGCTGTATTTGCCCAAAATTTGGGAGGCTAACAAGGTGGATGGCCAAAGCTTTGGGATTCCCTGGTATTTAGCCACGAGCATTACCGTGAGCAACACCGATCTCCTAAAGGCCGCAGGTATTAGTGAACCTCCGGCCACGTTTGCGGAACTCGCGACGGCTGCTAAGCAGGTGAAGGAGAAAACCGGAAAGTACGCCTTTTTCATAACCTTTGTGCCAGAGGATTCCGCAGAGGTGTTGCAGTCGATGGTGCAGATGGGTGTTGACCTGATCGACAGTGAGGGTAAAGCCGCCTTCAACACACCCGCTGGGAAAGCGGCGTTTCAGTACTGGGTGGATTTGTACCAACAGGGTTTGCTTCCCCAGGAAGTCCTGACCCAAGGCCATCGCCGTGGCATTGAACTCTATCAATCGGGCGAAACGGCGCTGCTATCTACGGGGCCGCAGTTCCTCACAACGATCGCCACGAATGCGCCGAGTATTGCCGCGATTTCGTCTGCATCGCCGCAGATCACCGGAGATACGGGTAAGAAAAATGTGGCGGTGATGAATTTGGTGATTCCGCGCAGTACGGATCAGCCGGACGCGGCTCTAAATTTTGCCCTCTACGTCACCAATCCCGAAAATCAGCTCACCTTTGCTAAACAGGCAAACGTTTTACCCTCCACCGTTGCATCCCTGGACAACAGCTATTTCTCGACGACGAGTGATGAAACGAATCCAGCGGAGAAAGCACGGGTGGTCAGCGCTAGCCAAATGGCGGATGCGGAGGTATTGCTACCCACGATTTCGGATATTAAAGAGTTGCAGAAGATCATGTACACCAATCTGCAATCGGCCATGTTGGAACAATCGACGGTGGATGAGGCGATCGCCGCTGCTGAAACCGCATGGAATAACCGCTAA
- a CDS encoding lipoprotein signal peptidase, translating into MSIKNRLFWLAAIVSLALDQLTKYWTVQALDIGDTIPLWPGVFHLTYVTNTGAAFSILSGQTEWLRWLSLLVSLGLVILAIAGPSMSKLEQVGYGCILGGALGNGIDRFAAGEVVDFLDFRLINFPVFNLADVSINIGIICLLLALYRSSGENDKAERYRNNRSDR; encoded by the coding sequence ATGAGCATTAAAAATCGGCTATTTTGGCTTGCGGCAATCGTCAGCTTAGCGCTGGATCAGCTTACCAAGTACTGGACAGTGCAAGCGTTGGATATCGGAGACACCATCCCACTATGGCCCGGTGTGTTTCACTTGACCTACGTCACGAATACGGGGGCGGCCTTCAGTATTTTGAGTGGACAAACCGAGTGGCTGCGGTGGCTTTCATTGTTGGTCAGTTTAGGGCTGGTGATCTTGGCGATCGCGGGGCCATCCATGAGTAAGCTAGAGCAAGTTGGGTACGGATGCATCCTAGGCGGAGCGCTAGGGAACGGCATCGATCGTTTTGCAGCAGGTGAGGTTGTCGATTTTCTAGATTTCCGCCTAATTAACTTCCCGGTTTTTAATCTTGCCGACGTGTCGATCAATATCGGCATTATTTGTTTGCTCCTTGCTCTCTATCGGTCATCCGGAGAAAACGACAAGGCCGAACGCTATCGCAATAATCGGAGCGATCGCTAA
- the ilvD gene encoding dihydroxy-acid dehydratase, with the protein MSDNRRSQVVTQGVQRSPNRALLRAVGFSDPDFQKPIVGLANGYSTITPCNMGINDLAKRAEVGLRDAGAMPQMFGTITISDGISMGTEGMKYSLVSRDVIADSIETVCNGQSLDGVLAIGGCDKNMPGAMIAIARMNIPAIFVYGGTIKPGHLNGQDLTVVSSFEAVGQYSAGKISEQELMEVERHACPGAGSCGGMYTANTMSSAFEAMGMSLMYSSTMAAEDEEKAESAEKSAHALVHAIHNQILPRDILTRKAFENAISVIMAVGGSTNSVLHLLAIAHSIGVPLTIDDFETIRARVPVLCDLKPSGRFVATDLHKAGGIPQVMKMLLEHGLLHGDALTITGQTIGDLLKDIPAEPRADQEVIRPWSNPMYPDGHLGILKGNLATEGSVAKLTGIKKRQITGPARVFESEEECLKTILAKEIQPGDVIVIRYEGPKGGPGMREMLAPTSAIIGAGLGDSVGLITDGRFSGGTYGMVVGHVAPEAYVGGTIALVQEGDSITIDADARLLQLNVPDEELEQRRASWTPPAPRYTSGVLAKYAKLVSSSSLGAVTDLNLF; encoded by the coding sequence ATGTCGGATAACCGAAGAAGTCAGGTGGTCACCCAAGGGGTGCAGCGATCGCCCAACCGTGCATTGTTACGGGCAGTCGGATTCAGCGATCCAGATTTTCAAAAGCCCATTGTCGGCCTTGCCAACGGCTACAGCACCATCACTCCTTGCAACATGGGCATTAACGACCTCGCTAAGCGAGCCGAGGTGGGATTGCGGGATGCCGGAGCCATGCCCCAAATGTTCGGTACGATCACCATCAGCGATGGAATTTCGATGGGAACGGAGGGGATGAAGTATTCCCTGGTGTCCCGTGATGTGATTGCCGATTCCATTGAAACGGTGTGCAACGGTCAAAGTTTAGACGGGGTGCTGGCGATTGGGGGCTGCGATAAGAATATGCCCGGTGCCATGATTGCGATCGCCCGAATGAATATTCCCGCCATCTTTGTGTATGGAGGAACCATTAAGCCCGGACACCTGAACGGACAAGACCTTACCGTAGTCAGTTCCTTTGAGGCCGTAGGGCAGTACAGCGCTGGCAAAATTAGCGAACAAGAACTGATGGAGGTGGAGCGCCACGCCTGCCCCGGTGCGGGGTCTTGCGGGGGGATGTATACGGCAAACACCATGTCGTCCGCCTTTGAAGCCATGGGCATGAGCCTGATGTATTCCTCGACGATGGCGGCAGAAGACGAAGAAAAAGCCGAAAGCGCCGAAAAGTCCGCCCATGCGTTGGTACACGCCATTCACAACCAGATTTTGCCCCGCGACATCCTCACCCGCAAAGCCTTTGAGAATGCGATTTCCGTGATCATGGCGGTGGGCGGATCAACGAACTCCGTACTGCACCTATTGGCGATCGCCCATTCTATTGGTGTACCGCTCACGATCGATGATTTTGAAACGATTCGTGCCCGTGTACCTGTCCTGTGCGACCTCAAACCCTCCGGTCGCTTTGTCGCCACGGATCTGCACAAGGCAGGCGGCATTCCCCAGGTGATGAAAATGCTACTGGAACATGGCTTACTGCATGGCGATGCTCTGACCATCACCGGACAAACTATTGGGGATCTGCTGAAGGATATTCCCGCTGAGCCTCGCGCCGATCAAGAGGTGATTCGTCCCTGGAGCAATCCCATGTATCCCGATGGACATTTGGGCATTTTGAAGGGCAACCTAGCGACGGAAGGTTCTGTTGCCAAGCTAACAGGCATCAAAAAGCGGCAGATCACTGGCCCCGCCCGGGTGTTTGAATCCGAAGAAGAATGCCTGAAAACCATTCTTGCCAAGGAAATCCAGCCTGGAGATGTGATCGTGATTCGCTATGAAGGCCCCAAGGGTGGCCCTGGGATGCGGGAAATGCTAGCTCCGACTTCCGCCATTATCGGCGCAGGATTGGGTGACTCGGTGGGCTTGATTACCGATGGACGCTTCTCTGGCGGTACCTACGGGATGGTGGTCGGTCATGTGGCACCGGAAGCCTACGTGGGGGGCACGATCGCCCTGGTTCAGGAAGGGGATTCGATCACCATTGATGCCGATGCCCGACTGTTGCAACTCAATGTACCGGATGAGGAACTGGAGCAGCGGCGGGCGTCCTGGACTCCTCCGGCTCCTCGGTATACCAGCGGTGTGTTGGCGAAGTATGCCAAGTTAGTGTCGTCTAGCAGTTTGGGTGCGGTGACGGATCTGAACCTGTTCTAG
- a CDS encoding ferredoxin:protochlorophyllide reductase (ATP-dependent) iron-sulfur ATP-binding protein: MKLAVYGKGGIGKSTTSCNISVALAKRGKKVLQIGCDPKHDSTFTLTGFLIPTIIDTLQAKDFHYEDIWPEDVIYKGYAGVDCVEAGGPPAGAGCGGYVVGETVKLLKELNAFDEYDVILFDVLGDVVCGGFAAPLNYADYCVIVTDNGFDALFAANRIAASVREKARTHPLRLAGLIGNRTSKRDLIEKYIEAVPMPVLEVLPLIEDIRVSRVKGKTLFEMAEKDPSLNYVCDFYLNVADQLLAMPEGVVPNDAQDRELFALLSDFYLNAQPPKVEDELDLMMV; the protein is encoded by the coding sequence GTGAAACTAGCAGTCTACGGCAAAGGCGGAATCGGTAAGTCAACCACAAGTTGCAACATCTCGGTTGCCCTGGCAAAGCGTGGCAAAAAGGTTCTGCAAATTGGTTGCGATCCTAAGCATGACAGCACGTTTACGCTGACTGGGTTCTTGATTCCGACGATTATCGATACCTTGCAAGCGAAAGACTTTCACTATGAAGACATCTGGCCGGAAGATGTGATTTACAAAGGCTATGCCGGGGTCGATTGCGTGGAAGCAGGTGGCCCTCCCGCTGGGGCAGGCTGCGGTGGCTACGTCGTCGGTGAAACGGTGAAGCTGCTTAAAGAACTCAATGCCTTTGATGAGTACGATGTCATTTTGTTCGATGTATTGGGCGACGTGGTCTGCGGTGGATTTGCGGCTCCCCTAAACTATGCCGACTATTGCGTGATTGTGACCGACAACGGGTTTGACGCCCTGTTTGCCGCCAACCGAATTGCGGCATCCGTACGCGAAAAAGCCCGCACCCACCCCCTCCGGTTAGCAGGACTGATCGGCAACCGCACCTCTAAGCGCGATCTGATTGAGAAATATATTGAGGCAGTGCCCATGCCTGTGCTAGAAGTGCTGCCCTTGATCGAAGATATTCGCGTATCGCGGGTAAAAGGCAAGACGCTGTTTGAAATGGCGGAGAAAGATCCTTCCCTTAACTACGTTTGTGACTTTTATCTGAACGTGGCGGATCAGCTTTTAGCCATGCCCGAAGGCGTAGTGCCCAACGATGCCCAGGATCGAGAATTGTTTGCATTGTTATCCGACTTTTATCTCAACGCCCAACCTCCGAAAGTTGAAGATGAGTTAGACCTGATGATGGTATAG
- a CDS encoding FGGY-family carbohydrate kinase, which yields MLALGIDVGTSGARAVVIDGDRTVCAQSHVVFPELDQGKAKLWRDSLYQLLTQIPPELRSRLGAIALNGTSSTVMLCDTSGQPITEPLMYNDAQNEIVLDVVRAIAPANHAVISSTSTFAKVVAWVEQGVPVAGTYLMHQADWLAFLLHGRLGISDDHNALKLGYDVGTLTYPDWLLMYAANHQITLPRVYGPGEQIGTVDGAIAHQFQIPSTCCVYAGTTDSIAAFLASGATQPGEAVTSLGSTLVLKLLSKTRIDDPALGIYSHRLGDLWLVGGASNTGGAVLRQFFTNAELETLSAQIPVDSPSLLDYYPLVKPGERFPVNDPTLQPRLGPRPTDPVVFLHGLLESIARIEALGYQRLQDLGATPLTHVYTAGGGAKNPAWLKIRDRHLPVSVSVASHTDAAYGSALLALNGRSAN from the coding sequence ATGCTAGCACTGGGCATTGACGTTGGCACCTCTGGAGCACGGGCAGTGGTGATCGATGGCGATCGCACCGTCTGCGCTCAATCCCACGTTGTCTTTCCGGAGCTAGATCAGGGAAAAGCCAAGCTCTGGCGGGATAGTCTGTATCAATTGCTGACCCAAATTCCACCGGAACTCCGATCACGCCTGGGAGCGATCGCCCTCAATGGCACCTCATCGACGGTGATGCTGTGTGATACCTCTGGACAGCCAATCACGGAACCGTTGATGTATAACGATGCTCAGAATGAGATCGTGCTAGATGTCGTGCGGGCGATCGCCCCTGCCAACCATGCTGTGATTAGCTCTACCTCCACCTTTGCCAAGGTGGTGGCGTGGGTCGAACAGGGGGTGCCCGTTGCCGGAACCTATCTCATGCATCAGGCCGATTGGCTGGCGTTTTTACTACATGGGCGGTTGGGAATCAGCGACGACCACAACGCCTTGAAATTGGGCTACGACGTGGGCACGCTCACCTATCCCGACTGGTTGCTAATGTACGCCGCGAACCATCAGATCACTCTGCCACGGGTGTATGGGCCGGGGGAGCAGATTGGCACCGTGGATGGGGCGATCGCCCACCAATTTCAGATTCCGTCTACCTGCTGCGTCTATGCCGGAACCACGGACAGTATCGCGGCCTTTCTCGCCAGTGGTGCCACCCAACCGGGGGAAGCTGTCACCTCTTTAGGCTCAACCCTTGTCCTCAAGCTACTCAGCAAAACCCGCATTGATGACCCAGCCTTGGGAATTTACAGCCATCGCTTGGGGGATCTGTGGTTGGTGGGGGGTGCGTCGAACACTGGAGGAGCGGTTCTGCGTCAGTTTTTTACCAATGCCGAGTTAGAAACCCTGAGTGCCCAGATTCCGGTAGACTCGCCCAGCCTCTTAGACTACTATCCCCTAGTTAAACCGGGGGAACGATTTCCCGTTAACGATCCGACCTTACAACCCCGATTAGGCCCCCGACCCACCGATCCGGTTGTGTTTCTCCACGGATTGCTGGAGAGCATCGCTCGGATCGAAGCTTTGGGATATCAACGGTTGCAAGACTTGGGCGCAACACCTCTCACCCACGTTTACACCGCAGGGGGTGGCGCAAAGAATCCGGCTTGGCTGAAGATTCGCGATCGCCATCTTCCGGTTTCTGTCTCTGTGGCCTCTCATACCGATGCGGCCTATGGCTCAGCCCTGTTAGCTTTGAACGGTAGATCAGCGAATTAA
- a CDS encoding ferredoxin:protochlorophyllide reductase (ATP-dependent) subunit N encodes MTLSQTQPQSLEFDCETGNYHTFCPISCVAWLYQKIEDSFFLVIGTKTCGYFLQNAMGVMIFAEPRYAMAELEEGDISAQLNDYNELKRLCEQIKRDRNPSVIVWIGTCTTEIIKMDLEGLAPKLEAEIGIPIVVARANGLDYAFTQGEDTVLAAMAQRCPSKVETEQEKEERNAIQKLLSFGRQKEEIATEVSEYVDHPPLVLFGSLPDPVVTQLTLELKKQGIQVSGWLPAKRYTELPVIEEGYYVCGVNPFLSRTATTLMRRRKCKLIGAPFPIGPDGTRAWVEKICSVFGIEPKGLEEREQQIWASLEDYIQILRGKSVFFMGDNLLEISLARFLIRCGMTCPEVGIPYMDKRYQAAELAMLEQTCHEMGVPLPKIIEKPDNYNQIQRIYELQPDLVITGMAHANPLEARGINTKWSVEFTFAQIHGFANARDILELATRPLRRNQNLNELGWEKLVKEEARI; translated from the coding sequence ATGACGCTTTCCCAAACCCAACCCCAATCGCTGGAATTTGATTGCGAAACCGGAAACTACCATACCTTTTGCCCGATTAGCTGCGTCGCATGGCTTTATCAAAAAATAGAAGATAGTTTCTTTCTGGTAATCGGCACAAAGACCTGTGGCTATTTCCTCCAAAATGCGATGGGTGTGATGATCTTTGCCGAACCCCGCTACGCGATGGCGGAACTGGAGGAAGGTGACATTTCCGCTCAGCTCAACGACTACAACGAACTGAAGCGGTTATGTGAACAGATTAAGCGCGATCGCAACCCCAGCGTCATCGTCTGGATCGGCACCTGCACCACCGAAATTATCAAGATGGATTTAGAGGGGTTAGCCCCGAAACTGGAAGCGGAGATCGGCATTCCTATCGTAGTTGCGCGGGCAAATGGACTCGACTACGCCTTTACCCAAGGAGAAGATACAGTTCTGGCGGCAATGGCGCAACGATGCCCCAGCAAGGTAGAAACCGAACAGGAAAAAGAAGAGCGCAATGCCATTCAAAAACTGCTCAGCTTTGGGCGTCAAAAAGAAGAGATCGCTACAGAAGTTTCTGAGTATGTAGACCATCCCCCCCTCGTTCTCTTTGGCTCTCTACCCGATCCGGTTGTCACCCAACTGACGCTGGAACTGAAGAAACAGGGTATTCAAGTTTCCGGTTGGCTACCCGCCAAACGCTACACCGAATTACCTGTAATTGAAGAGGGATACTATGTCTGTGGCGTGAATCCCTTCCTCTCCCGCACCGCAACAACCCTGATGCGCCGCCGCAAGTGCAAACTCATTGGCGCACCGTTCCCGATTGGCCCCGATGGAACCCGTGCCTGGGTAGAAAAGATTTGTTCGGTCTTTGGCATTGAACCCAAGGGATTGGAAGAAAGAGAACAGCAAATCTGGGCATCGTTGGAGGACTATATTCAAATCCTGCGCGGCAAGTCGGTCTTTTTCATGGGGGATAACCTCTTGGAAATCTCTTTGGCACGATTCCTGATTCGCTGCGGCATGACCTGTCCAGAAGTAGGCATTCCCTACATGGACAAGCGCTATCAAGCGGCAGAACTGGCGATGCTGGAGCAGACTTGCCATGAGATGGGTGTGCCGTTGCCGAAGATTATCGAGAAGCCGGATAACTACAACCAGATTCAGCGGATCTATGAGCTTCAGCCAGATTTGGTGATTACGGGAATGGCACATGCGAATCCCTTAGAGGCCCGGGGGATTAATACCAAGTGGTCGGTAGAGTTCACCTTTGCCCAGATTCACGGGTTTGCAAATGCGCGTGATATTTTAGAGTTAGCCACCCGTCCCCTACGCCGAAACCAAAACCTGAATGAATTGGGTTGGGAAAAGCTGGTAAAGGAAGAAGCGAGGATTTAA
- a CDS encoding Uma2 family endonuclease, producing MSVAIARWTLDDYHTMINAGLFEGRPIELLNGWIVEISPEGSDHADLSTNANEYFIQFSQGRYRVRVDKPITLIETASEPEPDIALVKPQPYRNAHPSAEDVFLIIEFSRTSLTKDTEEKRQVYATAGIIDYWVANLRAGELIVYRDPLHGNYRSEQRLATGAISPLAFPDISIDVQMLLP from the coding sequence GTGAGTGTTGCGATCGCCCGTTGGACGTTAGATGACTACCACACCATGATTAACGCGGGTCTGTTTGAAGGTCGCCCAATTGAACTCCTCAATGGATGGATTGTTGAGATATCGCCGGAAGGCTCCGATCATGCGGATCTGAGTACGAATGCGAATGAGTACTTTATTCAGTTCTCCCAAGGGCGCTATCGAGTCCGGGTTGATAAACCCATCACCCTGATTGAAACTGCTAGTGAACCTGAACCGGACATTGCTCTAGTTAAACCTCAACCCTACCGAAACGCCCATCCCTCAGCAGAGGACGTATTTTTGATCATTGAGTTCTCTCGTACCAGTCTTACGAAAGACACAGAGGAAAAACGCCAGGTCTACGCCACAGCCGGAATTATTGACTATTGGGTTGCGAATCTCCGTGCTGGTGAACTGATTGTGTATCGTGATCCGCTGCATGGCAACTATCGATCCGAACAGCGGCTCGCCACAGGTGCAATTTCGCCACTCGCGTTTCCTGATATCAGTATCGATGTTCAAATGCTGCTTCCTTGA